One window of Alteriqipengyuania lutimaris genomic DNA carries:
- a CDS encoding cytochrome P450 has protein sequence MATAPVQDMPAHQPAQVRPTHWKEANPSLADLSHIPGEQGLPFVGNTFKMLADPPAFTRAMVEKYGRVYRNNAFGGTVVALVGADANELVLFDRKKIFSSEQGWGPILDQLFPRGLMLLDFDHHRADRKALSIAFKPEPMRHYVGSLNHGIARRMEEWGSGSMKFYPAIKQLTLDLAADSFIGIPFGEESEKVNQAFVDMVQASVAPIRHSLPFTKMKRGTDGRAYLVEYFTKETERRRAEGGGQDMFSQFATATRDDGELLPVDEVVDHMNFLMMAAHDTITSSATSLVYFLAKNPEWQDKLREELRAITGGEGRALEYEDLAKAELTEMAFKEALRMMPPVPSIPRRALEEFEFHGYRIPAGTPVGVNPNFVHNDPEIWDSPKTFDPMRFTREAEKARHKYAWVPFGGGAHMCLGLHFAYMQIKILMAHLLTRYRIEVAEGYAPDWQAWPIPQPKDGLQIRLEKL, from the coding sequence ATGGCCACCGCACCCGTTCAAGACATGCCGGCCCACCAGCCTGCGCAGGTCCGCCCGACGCACTGGAAAGAGGCCAATCCGTCCCTGGCGGACCTCTCCCACATTCCCGGCGAACAGGGCCTGCCGTTCGTCGGCAACACCTTCAAGATGCTGGCCGATCCGCCCGCCTTCACCCGCGCGATGGTGGAGAAATACGGGCGCGTCTATCGCAACAATGCCTTCGGCGGCACGGTCGTCGCGCTGGTCGGCGCGGATGCGAACGAGCTGGTGCTGTTCGACCGCAAGAAGATCTTCTCCAGCGAACAAGGCTGGGGCCCGATTCTCGACCAGCTGTTCCCGCGCGGGCTGATGCTGCTGGATTTCGACCATCACCGCGCCGACCGCAAGGCGCTGTCGATCGCCTTCAAGCCCGAGCCGATGCGGCATTATGTCGGCAGCCTCAATCACGGCATCGCCCGGCGCATGGAGGAATGGGGTTCCGGCTCCATGAAGTTCTACCCCGCAATCAAGCAGCTCACGCTCGACCTCGCGGCGGACAGCTTCATCGGCATTCCCTTCGGCGAGGAATCGGAGAAGGTGAACCAGGCCTTCGTCGACATGGTGCAGGCCTCGGTCGCGCCGATCCGCCACTCGCTGCCCTTCACCAAGATGAAGCGCGGCACCGATGGTCGCGCCTATCTGGTCGAGTATTTCACCAAAGAGACCGAGCGTCGCCGGGCCGAAGGCGGCGGCCAGGACATGTTCAGCCAGTTCGCCACCGCGACGCGCGACGACGGCGAGCTGCTGCCGGTCGACGAAGTGGTCGACCACATGAACTTCCTGATGATGGCTGCGCACGACACGATCACCTCGTCCGCGACCTCGCTGGTCTATTTCCTCGCGAAGAACCCCGAATGGCAGGACAAGCTGCGCGAGGAACTGCGCGCGATCACCGGGGGCGAGGGCCGCGCACTCGAATACGAGGATCTGGCCAAGGCCGAGCTGACCGAGATGGCGTTCAAGGAAGCGCTGCGGATGATGCCGCCGGTCCCCTCGATCCCGCGCCGCGCGCTGGAGGAATTCGAGTTTCACGGATACCGCATCCCGGCGGGCACGCCGGTAGGTGTGAACCCGAATTTCGTGCACAACGACCCGGAGATCTGGGATTCGCCCAAGACCTTCGATCCCATGCGCTTCACCCGCGAAGCGGAAAAGGCACGGCACAAATATGCCTGGGTGCCCTTCGGCGGCGGCGCGCACATGTGCCTAGGGCTCCACTTCGCCTATATGCAGATCAAGATCCTGATGGCGCACCTGCTGACCCGCTACCGGATCGAGGTCGCTGAAGGCTACGCGCCCGACTGGCAGGCCTGGCCGATCCCGCAGCCCAAGGACGGCTTGCAGATCAGGCTGGAGAAGCTTTGA
- a CDS encoding DUF1674 domain-containing protein gives MLETPVREDHLGHMKRATERPEDFKKPAHWSDDPPPAPEPIDASVEDPKGLSPTRYGDWVKDGIAIDF, from the coding sequence ATGCTTGAAACGCCGGTGCGGGAAGATCATCTTGGTCATATGAAACGCGCTACAGAACGCCCCGAGGACTTCAAGAAGCCCGCGCACTGGAGCGACGATCCGCCGCCCGCGCCCGAACCAATCGACGCGAGCGTCGAGGACCCGAAGGGCCTCAGCCCGACGCGTTACGGCGACTGGGTGAAAGACGGGATCGCAATCGATTTCTAG